GAGGAACTCTCCCGTTCTTTGGGCGAAACGGTGCACCTGGGTATTCTGGATGAAGATGAGGCCCTCTACGTGCTTAAGGTGGAATCCCGCTATACTATCCGGATGTATTCCCGGGTAGGGAAACATATCCCCCTATACTGTACCGCTATTGGGAAAACCTTTCTTGCCTATATGCCTGAAAAGGATCGGGAGACGATTCTTTCCCGTCTGAAACTTATTCCCTTTACTCCCCATACGATAAAAGAACGGGAAGCCCTTTTTAAAGAACTTTCTGAGATTTGCCAGTATGGTTATGCCCGGGACCAGGAAGAACATGAGGAGGGGATAACCTGTATCGCCGCTCCTATTTTTGACGGATCCTCCACGGTGGTGGCGGCCCTGAGCGTTTCCTGGCCGGTTTTCCGCTTTGAGCCCGCCGAGTTAGGCAGTTATATCGGGGCAATCAAGAAGGCCGCTGGAGAGATTAGCAAAATCCTGGGGTATATAGAAAAGGGGTAGGGAAAAGAAATTCTTAGGATGTGAGTAAAGGGATGTTATCTTCTTTGAAAATAATAGAGCTAAAAAAGTGTATTATTGATGATAATCCTGTAAGCAAGAGCTAATCAAAATCTCTTTATTTCAAGTATCTTTATCAAACTAATTATTAATGACAATTGTCATTCAAGACTTTCTAGTTCTTGTAAAATTTAAGAATTAATAGTATCATATAAACAATGAGATAAGAAGTTGTAGTATAAAGGTATCAGGAACATTAGAATGGTTATAAAAGATTTCTAAGGGTATAAATGGATAGAGTTGAATAATAGAATGAAGACCCCAACTTTTTAGGTTGAGTTTGTTTGATGTTTTTGAAAAGGTTCAAAACTTACCATCTTGCACGATTCCTTCTGATTCTGGTTAACTTTGTTACTTTATTATTTATATGTTGGGTTATGTTGAAAACAACGGATATAATCTGTTTGCATAATGACGCTAGAACCATCCTGGAACGGCTTAAGGCTGTTCCTTTTCATCCCGTTAAGTCATTTTGGGTAGCAAGTCTTCTATACCTAGTGATATTGGGATCCCTTTTCCCTAGAGAAATAATGTATGAAGACATCGATAAAATAGTTGTTATATTTCTGAGTTTCCTTGAACTAATAATTTCGATATTGATTCTTGGTATATTAAATTTTAGTTTTAAATATATTTTATTAGTTCCTATAGCGAATGGAATTACCTATCTCCCTGATCGATGGTGGAAATCCTTTTTTACCGCGATTGTTGTATTATGTTTTATTTTTATTGATTATCAAATTATTTCTATAGGGTTTTATACTTTTTCTATAGAAGACTATGTTCATTATTATTCTACTGTTACCACAGCTTATATTTTGGGATTGAGAAATATTTTGTTTTTTATCAGTGAAGCTTTGTTTATAATATTTATTGTTCTTGAATTGCAAAATGTTCTTGAGGAATCACAACGAATTAAGGCTTTGAATAAAGAATTAAAAGAAAATAAAAGGCACCTCTAAAAACTCGAAAGATCTGATATAATTAGGAAGTATGAAGCAGCGAGGATTTTTTGATGAACAAGATCGGCTGGAAGAACTCAGTCGGTTGGGGGATCCATTAGAACGGCTTAATAGGGTGATAGACTGGGAAGTATTTCGGCCCTGTTTGAATAAGGTTTTCAAGAAAGAAGCGAAGGGGCCCGGCG
The DNA window shown above is from Treponema sp. J25 and carries:
- a CDS encoding IclR family transcriptional regulator, producing MGQIKTISAVERTFTILEKLSLVSSSSLEDLARASHLAKPTVYRFLQTLRELGYVRKDEGDRWFLTMKLFSVGSRALDHIQLPVVAKPICEELSRSLGETVHLGILDEDEALYVLKVESRYTIRMYSRVGKHIPLYCTAIGKTFLAYMPEKDRETILSRLKLIPFTPHTIKEREALFKELSEICQYGYARDQEEHEEGITCIAAPIFDGSSTVVAALSVSWPVFRFEPAELGSYIGAIKKAAGEISKILGYIEKG